In one window of Rhizobium oryzihabitans DNA:
- the rplX gene encoding 50S ribosomal protein L24, with translation MQKIRKGDKVVVLTGKDKGRTGEVIQVMPKEDRAVVRGVNMVKRHQRQTQAQEAGIINKEASLHISNIAIVDKDGKPTRVGFSVVDGKKVRVAKRSGEVIDG, from the coding sequence ATGCAGAAAATTCGTAAAGGCGACAAGGTTGTCGTATTGACCGGTAAGGACAAGGGCCGTACCGGCGAAGTAATCCAGGTGATGCCGAAAGAAGACCGTGCCGTTGTGCGTGGCGTAAACATGGTGAAGCGTCACCAGCGCCAGACCCAGGCACAGGAAGCCGGCATCATCAACAAGGAAGCATCCTTGCACATCTCCAACATCGCCATCGTCGACAAGGATGGCAAGCCGACCCGCGTTGGCTTCTCTGTTGTGGATGGCAAGAAGGTCCGCGTGGCCA